In Cucurbita pepo subsp. pepo cultivar mu-cu-16 chromosome LG04, ASM280686v2, whole genome shotgun sequence, the following are encoded in one genomic region:
- the LOC111793924 gene encoding uncharacterized protein LOC111793924, translated as MRNEFSDLVVNNMCKSPSMEKNKGKVDDVESFKRRNCIVQESEDDPGESEASGDRMSRYSSTSSINDELPELVVFLQETNYEFVKDICIDKAGTSCEECFEENCDTQNGYVPCMLKSDVAESDIKTTEESEDLESSILSTDSTQVVEKNLLNKVNENQKFCYDAKDDIPSDFSNKKSVPKLHLDRKVTGKRVAASSNSIAISLTKILDENKLKGKGVAGSNNEHGNVFHDSGLSPSGVGGGGRTSTAEDYAPENQTGRYRSIYGFVYQRDDGSSEVDPAFNTVRRPSFSSYVGSDSLGSNDSTNSSHSFAFPILQTEWNGSPERMATADPRQTRRLQLWRLCLPCCNF; from the exons atgaGGAATGAATTTTCAGATTTGGTAGTGAACAATATGTGTAAAAGTCCAAGCATGGAGAAGAACAAAGGGAAAGTTGATGATGTTGAGTCATTTAAGAGAAGAAACTGTATTGTACAAGAGAGTGAAGATGATCCTGGTGAATCAGAAGCAAGTGGAGATAGAATGAGTCGGTATTCCTCGACGAGTTCAATCAACGACGAGCTGCCCGAGCTTGTTGTTTTCCTTCAAGAAACCAACTATGAATTTGTGAAAGACATTTGCATTGACAAAGCAGGAACTTCTTGTGAGGAGTGCTTTGAGGAGAACTGTGACACACAAAATGGTTATGTACCCTGCATGCTCAAAAGTGATGTAGCAGAAAGCGACATCAAAACAACTGAAGAATCTGAGGACTTGGAGTCGTCGATTTTGAGTACTGACTCAACACAGGTCGTTGagaaaaatttattgaacaaAGTAAATGAGAACCAAAAGTTTTGTTATGATGCAAAAGATGATATCCCTTCTGACTTTTCCAATAAGAAATCTGTGCCTAAATTGCATCTTGATAGAAAG GTAACAGGTAAAAGGGTAGCAGCTTCTTCCAACTCTATTGCAATATCATTGACTAAGATACTTGATGAAAACAAGCTCAAAGGCAAAGGAGTTGCTGGAAGCAACAATGAACATGGAAACGTCTTTCACGATTCCGGTTTATCACCGAGCGGAGTAGGGGGCGGTGGCAGGACATCCACAGCCGAAGACTATGCACCAGAAAACCAAACAGGACGGTACAGAAGCATTTATGGCTTTGTTTATCAGAGAGATGATGGTTCCTCTGAGGTTGATCCTGCTTTCAACACAGTGAGAAGGCCCTCATTTTCATCTTATGTGGGCAGTGACTCACTTGGGTCGAATGACAGCACCAACAGCTCTCATTCTTTTGCTTTTCCAAT TTTACAGACAGAATGGAACGGAAGCCCAGAAAGAATGGCGACCGCTGACCCGAGGCAAACACGAAGGCTGCAACTGTGGAGGCTATGTCTTCCCTGCTGCAATTTCTGA